A single Chloroflexota bacterium DNA region contains:
- a CDS encoding GAF domain-containing protein encodes MADPLRVLILGDQIADGASLLRQAGFDTACFSATDEAGYLAGLAQAPDLILSPLSTSQPGSLRALDLLREHNIDLPVLVIAENADDQTIAECLRRGADDVASKDDTARLGAAAGRAWRARASRDAKQQAEHALRQSETLFDRVTRHLAVLSQVGQEVAASLELETVLRQLIDKLVPLLGTEISILLLEEDELVFAGVSGARAERLRGQRIPANIGIAGEVVQTGHPVWMTDGPEQKTPDPGIDDGNGHSSQSFLAVPLKLGDEIIGVMEAINLKPETFSNDDQRLLEAASSWAAIAIGNARRHERTRRRLQESEAIGAISRALSSTLDLDQILQLIVDSVHQIIPKVERAVIHLLDEESQALRPAAVAGLVDVLGRPDFSMRPGEGIAGRVIEEGVVINVRDTHTDPRYLRLGVAIHLRSLLVAPVQSGTRRLGTLSASSAAPRTFSTDDEQLFTTLGVQAALAIENARLFEVERRRAEEAEALQKVTQTLISRLNLSAMLEAVVATIASIANYKGVSVYLLSKDMLVLQVQQGYQAPLQIVRIDQGIRGRVARTGQPVFAPDVTKDPDYVEVIGGVQSLVGVPLIRAEQTLGVLIVESGVERLLDRSDFNWLISIGQQLSVAIENARLVTDLEKALKQEQAARAQMVQTEKLAAMGRLVASVAHELNNPLQAIQNALFLVRQEPALSAQAHDDLRVALTEADRMADLIGRLRETYRPTISEEFRLESVNSLIVEVQRLINTHLRHNNIEFIFNPNPSLPYVPAVRDQLKQVVLNLCLNAVEAMPDGGQLALNASHVRPDGKVLLTIADTGIGIDPANKDNIFDPFFTTKQGGTGLGLAITYDIVQRHNGHIEVDSKIGGGTTFKIWLPADEKPETGPLKLPAGR; translated from the coding sequence ATGGCCGACCCTCTTCGAGTTCTTATTCTAGGCGATCAAATTGCCGACGGCGCATCACTCCTCCGCCAGGCCGGATTCGACACCGCTTGCTTTTCGGCGACCGATGAAGCCGGCTACCTGGCCGGGCTGGCCCAGGCCCCCGACTTAATCCTCTCCCCCCTTTCAACTTCTCAACCCGGTTCTTTGCGCGCGCTCGACCTCTTGCGCGAGCACAACATTGACCTGCCCGTCCTCGTCATCGCCGAGAATGCCGACGACCAAACCATCGCCGAATGTTTGCGGCGCGGCGCAGATGACGTGGCCTCGAAAGACGATACCGCCCGGCTGGGCGCGGCGGCGGGCCGGGCCTGGCGCGCCCGCGCCTCGCGCGACGCCAAACAACAGGCTGAACACGCTTTGCGACAGAGCGAAACCCTGTTCGACCGTGTCACCCGCCACCTCGCCGTTCTCAGCCAGGTGGGCCAGGAAGTAGCCGCCAGCCTGGAACTGGAAACCGTGCTTCGCCAGCTTATTGATAAGCTGGTTCCCCTGCTGGGCACAGAGATTTCCATTTTGCTTTTGGAAGAGGATGAGCTGGTGTTTGCCGGAGTGAGCGGCGCGCGCGCCGAGCGCCTGCGCGGCCAACGCATCCCGGCCAACATTGGCATCGCCGGCGAAGTGGTGCAAACGGGCCACCCGGTTTGGATGACGGACGGGCCGGAACAGAAAACGCCCGACCCCGGAATTGACGATGGCAACGGCCACAGTTCCCAGTCCTTCCTGGCTGTCCCGCTCAAGCTGGGCGACGAAATCATCGGCGTGATGGAAGCCATCAACCTCAAGCCCGAAACTTTTTCCAACGACGACCAGCGTTTGTTGGAAGCCGCCTCAAGCTGGGCGGCCATTGCCATTGGCAACGCCCGGCGGCACGAACGCACCCGCCGCCGCCTGCAGGAAAGCGAAGCCATTGGCGCCATCAGCCGCGCCCTGAGTAGCACCCTCGACCTTGATCAGATTCTTCAACTGATCGTCGATTCGGTTCACCAGATCATCCCTAAAGTGGAGCGGGCGGTGATCCATTTGCTGGACGAAGAGAGTCAGGCCCTGCGCCCGGCGGCGGTCGCCGGCCTGGTGGATGTGTTGGGCCGCCCCGATTTTTCAATGCGCCCCGGCGAAGGCATTGCCGGGCGCGTCATCGAAGAAGGGGTGGTCATCAACGTCCGTGACACACACACCGACCCGCGCTACCTGCGACTCGGCGTGGCGATTCATTTGCGCTCCCTGCTGGTGGCCCCGGTGCAAAGCGGCACCCGCCGCCTGGGCACGCTGAGCGCCAGTAGCGCCGCGCCCCGCACCTTCTCCACCGATGACGAGCAACTCTTCACCACGCTTGGGGTGCAGGCCGCGTTAGCCATCGAAAACGCCCGCCTGTTTGAAGTGGAACGCCGCCGGGCCGAAGAAGCCGAAGCCCTGCAAAAGGTGACTCAGACCCTCATCAGCCGCCTCAACCTGTCGGCAATGCTGGAAGCGGTAGTAGCCACCATCGCCTCCATCGCCAATTACAAAGGCGTGAGCGTTTACCTCCTCAGCAAAGATATGCTGGTGTTGCAAGTGCAACAAGGCTATCAGGCGCCGCTTCAAATCGTTCGGATCGATCAAGGCATTCGTGGCCGGGTGGCTCGCACCGGCCAGCCGGTGTTTGCGCCAGACGTGACGAAAGACCCGGACTACGTGGAAGTCATCGGCGGGGTGCAATCACTCGTCGGCGTCCCCTTGATCCGGGCCGAGCAAACGCTGGGCGTGCTCATCGTCGAATCTGGCGTCGAGCGGCTTCTGGATCGCAGTGACTTTAACTGGTTGATCAGCATCGGCCAGCAATTGAGCGTGGCCATTGAAAACGCGCGCCTGGTCACCGATCTGGAAAAGGCTCTCAAACAGGAACAGGCCGCCCGCGCCCAAATGGTGCAAACCGAAAAGCTGGCCGCTATGGGCCGCCTGGTGGCCTCGGTGGCCCACGAACTCAACAACCCCCTGCAAGCCATTCAGAATGCGCTCTTCCTCGTGCGGCAGGAACCGGCTTTGAGCGCCCAGGCCCACGACGACCTGCGCGTGGCCCTCACCGAAGCCGACCGCATGGCCGATCTGATTGGCCGCCTGCGCGAAACCTACCGCCCCACCATCAGTGAAGAGTTCCGGTTGGAGTCCGTCAACTCGTTGATCGTCGAGGTGCAACGGTTGATCAACACTCACCTGCGCCACAACAACATCGAATTCATCTTCAACCCCAACCCGTCTCTGCCTTACGTGCCTGCCGTTCGCGATCAACTCAAGCAGGTTGTCCTCAACCTGTGCCTCAACGCCGTTGAGGCCATGCCCGACGGCGGGCAACTTGCCCTCAACGCCAGCCACGTCCGGCCCGACGGCAAAGTTTTGCTCACCATTGCCGATACCGGCATTGGCATTGATCCGGCA
- a CDS encoding response regulator — protein sequence MRHDEVEILLIEDNPNDLELTLRALKRTQLVKRIEVARDGAEALDFIFGSDPQDPRPPGRLPKLILLDLKLPKVDGLEVLQRLKSDTRTRQLPVIMLSTSREARDIAQSYELGANSYIVKPVDFESFTETVRQVGQYWLSLNHPPQGS from the coding sequence ATGCGGCATGATGAAGTGGAAATTCTGTTGATAGAAGATAACCCGAACGACCTGGAGTTGACCCTGCGCGCCCTGAAACGGACTCAACTGGTCAAACGCATCGAAGTTGCGCGGGACGGAGCCGAAGCCCTTGATTTTATTTTCGGCTCTGACCCTCAAGACCCTCGCCCGCCAGGCCGCCTTCCAAAACTGATTTTGCTGGATCTCAAACTGCCTAAAGTAGACGGGCTGGAAGTTCTACAGCGCCTCAAGTCGGATACCCGCACCCGCCAGCTTCCGGTCATCATGCTTTCCACCTCTCGCGAAGCGCGCGACATTGCTCAAAGTTACGAACTGGGCGCGAACAGCTACATCGTCAAACCAGTGGATTTCGAAAGTTTCACCGAAACTGTGCGGCAGGTGGGCCAATATTGGCTGTCGCTCAACCACCCGCCGCAAGGAAGCTGA
- a CDS encoding PAS domain S-box protein, which yields MKFSTWRYVGGVGLLAVIYYVSAKLGLQFATASGNVTLIWPPTGIALAALLLNGNRLWPGIALGSLLANASTGAPAGFVIGVALGNTLEALAGAALLRRVRFHNTLDRIQDVLYFIFFSAVVSTTLSATIGALSIGLTGMAPWAAFGSTWLVWWLGGALGALVMAPVLLTWGASPAPRWRPRQIIEAGALVTLLIVLSQIAFDSELFPVAFLQLAAYALFVFLIWVALRFGPRGTATVSFIVSGLAIFGTTHSHGAFAGETPQPNLIFLWAYVNAVSVVSMLLAAATRERKHAVDAQQLLIERLKSLEQTAPSPLEHDDLPEQVAPQIRLRATLLTVTVITVIIMFIFELITELVKPNLSPWQSYALTTLFTGFAVTFGAYLALRRQQTLYQQVIEEVSERRRVEEIRRRLAERTRQLEQTAQTLRALVAERQQAEEALQRERDFALTVMNNLGQGVTVTGPGGHFDYVNPAFAHMLGYAPEDLLGLTPQDITLPEDYPILFDAYTRRKAGETSSYEARLRRTDGNLIHALTTSAPRWQEGKVVGAIAVVTDLTDRKRTEDALRESEEQLRQFFDLAPTGKAVTTLDGRYIHANRAYCDLVGYSLEELKRRTFVEITHPDDVEADVSLFKRLAQNEIPLYQLEKRYIRKSGDIAHILIQATLLRDSGGQPKYIIGQAVDITERKLAEEEIRKLNEELERRVEERTAQLEAANKELEAFSYSVSHDLRAPLRAIDGFSRILLEDFAPQLSPEAQRYARLVTDNARRMGRLIDDLLAFSRLSRQPVQKQTVALNELAQQTIDDLRLDYQGRQVEFVVGDLPPAQGDPPLLKQVVVNLLSNAIKFTRQREAARIEIGSCREDGETVYFVKDNGVGFDMKYAHKLFGVFQRLHRAEDYEGTGVGLAIVQRIIQRHGGRVWAEAGLDEGATFYFTI from the coding sequence ATGAAGTTTTCGACGTGGCGCTATGTTGGAGGTGTAGGGCTTCTGGCCGTCATCTATTACGTCTCAGCCAAACTCGGATTGCAGTTTGCGACTGCCTCCGGCAACGTCACCCTCATCTGGCCGCCAACCGGCATTGCCCTGGCCGCCCTGCTGTTGAACGGCAACCGCCTGTGGCCGGGCATTGCGCTCGGTTCTCTTCTCGCTAACGCCTCAACCGGCGCGCCAGCCGGGTTTGTGATAGGCGTCGCCCTCGGCAACACCCTCGAAGCTCTGGCCGGCGCGGCCCTGCTTCGCCGCGTCCGTTTCCACAACACCCTGGATCGAATCCAGGACGTTCTCTATTTCATCTTTTTCTCAGCCGTCGTTAGCACCACTCTCAGCGCCACTATTGGCGCGCTCAGCATTGGCCTGACCGGCATGGCGCCCTGGGCTGCTTTTGGCTCCACCTGGCTGGTGTGGTGGCTGGGAGGCGCACTGGGCGCTCTGGTCATGGCCCCGGTCTTGCTCACCTGGGGCGCTTCGCCCGCGCCTCGCTGGCGGCCCCGGCAAATCATCGAAGCCGGCGCGCTCGTGACCCTACTGATCGTTTTGAGTCAAATCGCCTTTGACTCAGAATTGTTTCCTGTGGCTTTTCTCCAACTGGCCGCCTACGCCCTGTTTGTGTTTTTGATATGGGTGGCACTCCGGTTCGGCCCGCGTGGAACGGCCACCGTCAGCTTCATTGTATCGGGCCTCGCCATTTTTGGAACAACACACAGCCACGGCGCTTTTGCCGGCGAAACGCCTCAGCCCAACCTGATCTTCCTTTGGGCCTATGTCAACGCCGTCTCCGTAGTGTCCATGCTTTTAGCCGCCGCCACCCGCGAACGCAAACACGCCGTTGATGCTCAGCAGTTGTTGATCGAGCGCCTCAAATCGCTGGAACAAACTGCGCCCTCGCCGCTGGAACACGACGACCTCCCCGAACAAGTCGCGCCCCAAATCCGGCTGAGAGCCACCCTGCTGACAGTGACGGTGATCACCGTCATCATCATGTTTATCTTTGAACTGATAACAGAGTTGGTGAAACCGAATTTGTCCCCCTGGCAATCTTATGCGCTCACCACCCTCTTCACCGGTTTCGCCGTAACTTTCGGCGCTTACCTGGCCTTGCGCCGCCAACAAACGCTCTATCAGCAGGTCATCGAAGAAGTGAGCGAGCGCCGCCGCGTGGAAGAAATACGGCGGCGGCTGGCCGAACGCACCCGGCAACTTGAGCAAACGGCCCAGACTCTCCGGGCGCTGGTGGCCGAACGACAGCAGGCCGAAGAAGCATTACAACGAGAGCGCGACTTTGCCCTCACGGTGATGAACAACCTGGGGCAAGGGGTCACCGTCACCGGCCCCGGCGGACATTTCGACTACGTGAACCCGGCCTTTGCTCACATGCTCGGCTACGCGCCCGAAGACCTGCTCGGCCTGACGCCGCAAGACATCACCCTGCCCGAAGATTATCCGATTCTGTTCGACGCTTATACCCGGCGCAAAGCCGGCGAAACCAGTTCTTACGAGGCCAGGCTGAGGCGAACGGACGGGAACCTGATTCACGCCCTTACCACCAGCGCGCCGCGCTGGCAGGAAGGCAAAGTTGTCGGCGCCATCGCCGTCGTCACCGACCTCACCGACCGCAAACGAACAGAAGACGCTTTGCGCGAGAGCGAAGAGCAACTGCGCCAGTTCTTCGATCTGGCGCCCACCGGCAAGGCTGTCACCACCTTAGACGGGCGCTATATCCACGCCAACCGGGCCTACTGCGATCTGGTGGGCTATTCTCTGGAAGAGCTTAAGCGCCGGACATTTGTCGAGATCACCCACCCGGACGATGTGGAAGCGGACGTCTCTCTGTTCAAGCGGCTGGCTCAAAATGAAATTCCGCTCTATCAGCTTGAGAAACGCTACATCCGCAAAAGCGGCGACATCGCCCACATTCTTATTCAAGCCACGCTCCTGCGCGATTCCGGCGGCCAGCCCAAATACATTATTGGCCAGGCGGTGGACATCACTGAACGCAAGCTGGCCGAGGAAGAGATTCGCAAACTCAACGAAGAACTGGAGCGGCGGGTTGAGGAGCGCACCGCCCAACTGGAGGCGGCCAATAAAGAACTGGAAGCGTTCAGCTATTCGGTGTCTCACGACTTGCGCGCCCCACTGCGGGCCATTGACGGATTCTCGCGCATCCTCCTCGAAGACTTCGCGCCTCAACTCAGCCCGGAAGCGCAACGCTACGCCCGCCTGGTGACGGACAATGCGCGGCGCATGGGCCGACTCATTGACGACTTGCTGGCTTTCTCGCGCCTGAGCCGCCAGCCGGTGCAAAAGCAAACCGTCGCCCTGAATGAATTGGCGCAACAGACGATTGACGATCTGCGGCTGGACTATCAGGGCCGCCAGGTGGAATTTGTGGTCGGCGACCTGCCCCCCGCCCAGGGCGACCCGCCTCTGCTTAAACAAGTCGTCGTCAATCTATTATCCAACGCCATCAAATTTACGCGCCAGCGTGAAGCGGCCCGCATCGAAATCGGCTCCTGCCGGGAAGACGGCGAAACCGTATACTTCGTCAAAGACAACGGCGTGGGCTTCGACATGAAGTACGCGCACAAACTCTTCGGTGTATTCCAGCGCCTGCACCGCGCCGAAGATTACGAAGGCACGGGCGTCGGCCTGGCCATCGTTCAACGCATCATCCAGCGGCACGGCGGACGGGTTTGGGCCGAAGCCGGGCTGGATGAGGGCGCAACCTTTTACTTCACAATCTGA
- the eutM gene encoding ethanolamine utilization microcompartment protein EutM, whose translation MPVDVAMIALGMVETKGLIGAVEAADAMVKAANVTLIGSEYVGGGFVTVMVRGDVGAVKAATDAGAAAAKRVGELVSVHVIPRPHSDVEMILPQNTKGSFGGKGK comes from the coding sequence ATGCCCGTAGATGTCGCAATGATTGCTTTAGGAATGGTCGAGACCAAAGGCCTGATCGGCGCAGTGGAAGCCGCGGATGCGATGGTCAAAGCCGCCAACGTCACCCTCATTGGCAGTGAATACGTAGGCGGCGGATTCGTGACGGTGATGGTGCGCGGCGACGTGGGCGCGGTCAAAGCCGCCACCGACGCCGGGGCCGCCGCCGCCAAGCGCGTCGGCGAACTCGTCTCCGTCCACGTCATCCCCCGCCCCCACTCCGACGTGGAAATGATCCTGCCCCAAAACACCAAAGGCAGTTTTGGCGGCAAGGGCAAATAA
- the eutL gene encoding ethanolamine utilization microcompartment protein EutL yields the protein MAVLDPIYATPLAVRMIPNVDPNFAEQLKLRPEQKSIGLITADNDDATYVSVDEATKMADVEVVYARSFYAGAKHASGLLSGEILAVIAGPNPAEVRAGLSAALSYMKNEAIWYSANEDASIAFFPHLISRTGTYLSKVCNIPLGDPIAYLIAPPLEGVYALDAALKAAAVRIVALTMPPSETNYMGVMLTGDQPACKAATVAFRETVLEVARDPIKY from the coding sequence ATGGCCGTTCTCGATCCCATCTACGCCACCCCTCTCGCCGTTCGCATGATCCCGAACGTTGACCCGAACTTCGCCGAGCAGTTGAAGCTCAGGCCGGAGCAAAAATCCATCGGCTTGATCACGGCCGACAACGACGACGCCACTTACGTCTCGGTTGACGAAGCTACCAAAATGGCCGATGTGGAAGTGGTGTACGCCCGCTCGTTCTACGCCGGAGCCAAACATGCGTCGGGTTTGCTGTCGGGCGAGATTCTGGCCGTCATTGCCGGCCCCAACCCCGCCGAAGTCCGCGCCGGACTGAGCGCCGCCCTGAGCTACATGAAGAATGAGGCCATCTGGTATTCGGCCAACGAAGATGCTTCAATTGCCTTCTTCCCGCATCTCATCTCGCGCACCGGCACTTATCTTTCTAAAGTGTGCAACATCCCGCTCGGCGACCCGATCGCTTACCTCATCGCGCCGCCGCTCGAGGGTGTGTACGCCCTCGACGCCGCCCTCAAGGCCGCCGCCGTGCGCATCGTCGCCCTTACCATGCCGCCCTCCGAGACGAACTACATGGGCGTCATGCTCACCGGCGATCAACCGGCCTGCAAAGCCGCCACCGTCGCCTTCCGCGAAACGGTGCTGGAAGTGGCGAGAGACCCGATCAAGTATTAG
- the eutC gene encoding ethanolamine ammonia-lyase subunit EutC, whose product MDEAQLNAIIEAVVKELAAAKVATPPASAETAPPVAASPSRQPSAASLNIDLPDPTLPEHRYKPRVKNPKDADAVKALIASTTSRIGVGRAGPHYNTFSLLLFQGDHAITQDALMRDVDQKLLDDLGLFTVQTNITGGKQEYLLRPDLGRQLSDEAKKAISEKCAKSPNIQLVVGDGLSAAAVEANAREMFPVIMQGAKSAGLTVGTPFFIKYCRVGVLNDIGDLLKPDVVILLIGERPGLGRAESLSAYMAYRPKGGDTDADRDVVCNIFNNGGTNPLEGAAFTIQIAQKMIKHQASGVKLKLAAK is encoded by the coding sequence ATGGATGAAGCCCAACTGAACGCCATCATCGAAGCCGTTGTCAAAGAACTGGCGGCGGCCAAAGTTGCAACGCCGCCCGCCTCAGCGGAAACCGCCCCTCCAGTGGCGGCGTCCCCTTCTCGACAGCCCTCGGCGGCAAGTCTCAACATCGATCTTCCCGATCCCACCCTGCCCGAACATCGCTACAAGCCGCGAGTCAAGAATCCAAAAGACGCCGACGCTGTCAAGGCTCTCATCGCTTCGACGACGTCTCGAATTGGCGTGGGCCGCGCCGGACCGCACTACAACACCTTCTCGCTCCTGCTCTTTCAGGGCGACCATGCCATCACCCAGGATGCCCTAATGCGCGACGTCGATCAGAAACTGCTCGACGACCTGGGCCTGTTCACCGTGCAAACCAACATCACGGGCGGCAAGCAGGAGTATTTGCTGAGACCAGACTTAGGGCGACAGTTGAGTGATGAGGCGAAAAAAGCAATCAGTGAAAAGTGCGCCAAGTCGCCCAACATTCAACTCGTCGTCGGCGACGGGTTGAGCGCGGCGGCGGTGGAAGCCAACGCCCGTGAAATGTTCCCGGTCATCATGCAGGGCGCGAAGTCTGCCGGGCTGACGGTCGGCACGCCGTTCTTCATCAAATATTGCCGGGTGGGCGTGCTGAACGACATCGGCGACCTGCTCAAGCCGGATGTGGTCATTCTGCTCATCGGCGAGCGCCCCGGCCTGGGCCGGGCCGAGTCGTTGAGCGCCTACATGGCTTATCGTCCAAAAGGCGGCGACACCGACGCCGACCGCGACGTGGTGTGCAACATCTTCAACAACGGCGGCACCAATCCGCTCGAAGGCGCGGCCTTCACCATCCAGATCGCGCAAAAGATGATCAAGCATCAGGCCAGCGGGGTGAAGTTGAAGCTGGCGGCGAAATAG
- a CDS encoding ethanolamine ammonia-lyase subunit EutB, protein MLLRTKLHGKTYEFPDIRLLMGKANEEKSGDRLAGVAAETTAERVAARFVLAEVPLQVLRENPAVPYDQDEVTRVIQDAVNETSYNEIKDWTVGQLREWLLADTTTSGMIQRLSTGLTAEMISAVTKLMSNLDLMYCAKKIPRTAHCANTIGAPGTLSSRNQPNHPTDSPEGIRAEIYEGLSYGSGDSVIGINPVDDSYGSVARLLDMTYDVIKTWNIPTQNCVLSHVTTQMKCLQSGSPVGLVFQSIAGSQKGNDSFGISVGMLDEAYALAKKYCFPAGPNFMYFETGQGSALSAEAHNGWDQLTLEARNYGLAKRWHPYQVNTVVGFIGPEYLYDARQIQRAGLEDHFMGKLTGIPMGVDACYTNHARADQNAIENLAVMLTAAGCNYFMGVPMGDDSMLSYQCTSYHDAPTLRQLFGLRPAPEFEAWMVDIGLMKNGVLTEKAGDPTFFLKRQ, encoded by the coding sequence ATGCTCCTTCGCACCAAACTTCACGGCAAGACTTACGAATTCCCCGACATCCGTCTCCTCATGGGCAAGGCCAACGAGGAAAAGAGCGGTGACCGGCTGGCCGGGGTGGCCGCCGAGACGACCGCCGAGCGGGTGGCCGCTCGTTTCGTTCTGGCCGAAGTGCCACTGCAGGTCTTGCGCGAAAACCCGGCTGTCCCTTACGATCAAGATGAAGTCACGCGGGTGATTCAGGACGCCGTGAACGAAACATCCTACAACGAGATCAAGGATTGGACGGTGGGGCAACTGCGCGAATGGCTTCTGGCCGACACCACCACCAGCGGCATGATCCAGCGCCTCTCCACCGGCCTCACCGCCGAAATGATCTCTGCCGTCACCAAACTCATGTCCAACCTGGACTTGATGTATTGCGCCAAAAAGATTCCGCGCACCGCCCACTGCGCCAACACCATCGGCGCGCCCGGCACGCTCTCCAGCCGCAACCAGCCCAACCACCCCACCGACTCGCCCGAAGGTATCCGCGCCGAAATTTACGAGGGCCTGTCTTACGGCTCCGGCGACTCGGTCATCGGCATCAACCCCGTGGACGACTCGTACGGCTCCGTCGCCCGCCTGCTCGACATGACTTACGACGTGATCAAGACGTGGAACATTCCGACCCAGAACTGTGTCCTCTCTCACGTCACCACCCAGATGAAATGCCTGCAATCCGGCTCGCCGGTCGGCCTGGTCTTTCAATCCATCGCCGGGTCGCAGAAGGGCAACGACTCCTTCGGCATCTCCGTCGGCATGTTGGATGAAGCTTACGCTCTCGCCAAAAAATATTGCTTCCCCGCCGGCCCCAACTTCATGTATTTTGAAACCGGGCAAGGCTCGGCCCTCTCGGCTGAAGCGCACAACGGCTGGGATCAACTCACCCTCGAGGCCCGCAATTACGGCCTCGCCAAACGTTGGCATCCTTATCAGGTCAACACCGTCGTCGGCTTCATCGGCCCCGAATATCTCTACGACGCCCGCCAGATTCAGCGCGCCGGTCTCGAAGATCACTTCATGGGCAAGCTGACCGGCATCCCGATGGGCGTTGACGCCTGCTACACCAACCACGCCCGCGCCGACCAGAACGCCATCGAGAACCTGGCGGTGATGCTCACCGCCGCCGGTTGCAACTACTTCATGGGCGTGCCGATGGGCGACGACTCGATGCTCTCCTACCAATGCACTAGCTACCACGACGCCCCGACTTTGCGTCAACTCTTCGGCCTGCGCCCCGCGCCCGAGTTCGAAGCCTGGATGGTAGACATCGGCCTGATGAAGAACGGGGTGCTGACTGAGAAGGCGGGAGACCCGACGTTCTTTTTGAAGAGGCAGTGA
- a CDS encoding NAD(P)/FAD-dependent oxidoreductase: MLPEHAEVLIVGAGPAGLAAAIELKRLGVGDVVVADREPEAGGIPRLCHHIGFGLRDLRLLLSGPDYARRYHRLVQEAGVPVYTNTTLTGWQGPNRLSFTSPQGLGEIEARAVLLATGCRERPRSARLVPGSRPAGVFTTGSLQRFAHEHHLGSAGVGRRAVIVGAELVSLSALMTLTSIKIPVAMMVTELPEPQLYFPYRPMKWLLADLLTRTPVVPRAKVSNIIGYKRVEGIELTHLDSGRIERIDCDTVVFTGDWIPEHETARLGGLEMDPGTRGPQIDGAFHTSKRGVFAAGNLLRGAETADWAALEGRRAAHHIAQFLRGGQWPEHGLSLQVEPPLAWVSPNIVAADSPSSSFLFRAREFRREAQVQVYQGERLLHTQTFRHLIVNESMRFSGEWVKDAQPGGEALSLRVNL, translated from the coding sequence ATGTTGCCTGAGCACGCCGAAGTCCTCATTGTCGGCGCCGGCCCGGCCGGGCTGGCGGCGGCTATTGAGTTGAAGCGACTCGGCGTGGGCGATGTTGTCGTGGCCGACCGTGAGCCGGAAGCTGGCGGCATCCCGCGATTGTGTCATCACATCGGCTTTGGCCTGCGCGATCTGCGCCTCCTCCTCTCCGGTCCCGATTATGCAAGACGCTATCATCGTCTGGTGCAAGAGGCGGGCGTCCCTGTTTACACTAACACTACCCTCACTGGCTGGCAGGGGCCAAACAGGCTGTCGTTCACCAGCCCACAGGGCCTGGGCGAGATTGAAGCCCGCGCCGTGTTGCTCGCCACAGGCTGTCGCGAGCGCCCGCGCTCGGCGCGGCTGGTTCCGGGCAGTCGGCCAGCGGGCGTGTTCACCACCGGCTCGTTGCAGCGCTTTGCCCACGAGCATCATCTCGGCAGCGCCGGAGTCGGGCGGCGGGCGGTCATCGTCGGCGCGGAGTTGGTCAGTCTTTCAGCTTTGATGACTCTGACGAGCATAAAGATTCCGGTTGCCATGATGGTCACGGAACTGCCTGAGCCTCAACTCTATTTTCCGTATCGGCCCATGAAGTGGTTGTTGGCCGACCTGCTCACGCGCACGCCGGTTGTGCCGCGCGCGAAGGTGAGCAACATCATCGGCTACAAGCGCGTCGAGGGCATCGAACTCACCCATCTCGACTCGGGCCGCATCGAAAGGATTGACTGTGACACCGTCGTTTTTACCGGGGACTGGATTCCGGAACACGAAACCGCCCGCCTCGGCGGCCTGGAAATGGATCCGGGGACGCGCGGGCCACAGATTGACGGCGCATTTCATACGTCCAAGCGCGGCGTGTTTGCGGCGGGCAACCTCCTGCGCGGCGCGGAGACAGCGGACTGGGCCGCGTTGGAGGGCAGACGCGCCGCGCATCATATCGCCCAATTCCTGCGCGGCGGACAGTGGCCGGAACACGGCCTGTCGCTTCAGGTGGAGCCGCCTCTTGCGTGGGTGTCCCCCAACATCGTGGCCGCCGATTCGCCTTCAAGCAGTTTCCTTTTCCGCGCCCGCGAATTTCGCCGTGAGGCTCAGGTGCAAGTCTATCAGGGCGAACGTCTCTTGCACACTCAAACGTTCCGCCACCTGATCGTCAACGAGTCCATGCGCTTTTCCGGCGAGTGGGTGAAAGACGCCCAGCCAGGCGGCGAGGCCTTGAGTTTGCGCGTAAACTTGTAG